The Pseudodesulfovibrio sp. zrk46 genome contains a region encoding:
- a CDS encoding response regulator, which yields MNQLPILLVDDEQGIRTVLSITLEENGHRVDTAADVDSALEIFREKRHPIVITDIKMPGKSGIDLLRLVKKESPETEVIMITGHGDMELAVQSLQNKAFDFISKPINDDVLYFALQRAQERIFMSRELEAHTRNLEELVDIKSAQLVEAERKVAACQLFEGLTSSLDSFAHNLDNLNVFNQMPLFVSIHNVDMDVVTVNEHYRKKLGNLVGRDSWSMFEGLELGPRDCPVAQTLKTGEPYKGNYVVRCVNDNLHGVLVNTIPIMATDSGVELVLEFMVDLNEAEELREELRTTRHKFEQLFDQSPCYLTVQDRDYVIESANDRYKRHFGDFGGCKCFEKLMHRQHVCKECPLEKTFQDGESHQMETVITDRKGGKVNVLIWSAPIRDASGEIVQAIEMITDITQIRRLQDRLTSLGLLLGTTAHGIKGLLTGIDGAIYRLGSGIEKENFERIEDGFNDLQFLTDRVKQTVLDILYYAKKRELNWKEIDAGQFTLDLYSSFAAKAKMQDITLDLDMGAVLGTFQVDKSILASALGNIIENAIDACAAQPGDRRVTLKVTGNKEAVVFRVTDEGVGMDAETRDKLFTLFFSSKGSSGTGIGLFVANEIVGQHGGMIVVESEPGEGSVFTVTIPRVIKVEL from the coding sequence ATGAATCAGCTCCCCATTCTGCTCGTTGACGACGAACAGGGGATTCGTACGGTCCTGTCCATAACCCTCGAAGAGAATGGGCACCGTGTGGATACGGCTGCCGATGTGGATTCCGCCCTCGAGATTTTTCGCGAAAAGCGTCACCCCATAGTCATCACCGACATCAAGATGCCCGGCAAGAGCGGCATCGACCTGCTTAGGCTCGTCAAAAAGGAATCCCCGGAGACCGAGGTCATCATGATCACCGGTCATGGCGATATGGAACTGGCGGTCCAGAGCCTCCAGAACAAGGCCTTTGATTTCATCAGCAAGCCCATTAATGATGACGTCCTGTATTTTGCCCTGCAACGGGCGCAGGAGCGCATCTTCATGTCTCGAGAGCTGGAAGCACATACGCGCAATCTTGAGGAGTTGGTGGATATCAAGTCCGCCCAGCTTGTCGAGGCAGAGCGAAAAGTGGCTGCCTGCCAGCTGTTTGAAGGGCTGACCTCCAGTCTTGATTCATTTGCCCATAATCTGGACAATCTCAATGTATTCAACCAGATGCCGTTGTTCGTGTCCATTCATAACGTGGATATGGACGTGGTGACCGTGAACGAGCACTACCGCAAGAAGCTCGGTAATCTGGTCGGACGTGACAGCTGGTCGATGTTCGAAGGGTTGGAGCTTGGTCCTCGCGACTGTCCGGTGGCTCAGACTCTCAAGACCGGGGAACCATACAAGGGCAATTACGTGGTGCGATGCGTCAATGACAACCTCCATGGCGTGCTGGTCAACACCATCCCCATCATGGCCACCGACAGCGGTGTAGAGCTGGTGCTCGAGTTCATGGTGGACCTCAATGAGGCCGAAGAGTTGCGCGAGGAACTGCGGACCACCCGCCACAAGTTTGAGCAGCTTTTTGACCAGTCCCCTTGTTATCTCACTGTGCAGGACCGGGATTACGTCATCGAGTCGGCCAATGATCGCTACAAGCGACATTTTGGCGACTTCGGCGGGTGCAAATGTTTTGAGAAGCTCATGCACCGTCAGCATGTGTGCAAGGAATGTCCGCTGGAAAAGACGTTTCAGGATGGCGAATCCCACCAGATGGAGACCGTGATCACGGACCGAAAGGGCGGCAAGGTCAACGTACTCATCTGGAGTGCGCCCATTCGCGATGCCTCGGGCGAGATCGTTCAGGCGATCGAAATGATCACGGACATCACTCAGATTCGCCGTTTGCAGGATCGTCTGACTTCCCTCGGCTTGCTGCTTGGCACCACGGCCCATGGTATCAAGGGACTGCTCACCGGCATTGATGGTGCCATCTATCGCCTCGGCTCCGGTATTGAGAAAGAGAATTTCGAACGTATCGAGGACGGCTTCAACGACTTGCAGTTCCTGACGGACCGCGTGAAGCAGACCGTGCTCGACATCCTCTATTACGCCAAGAAGCGCGAACTCAACTGGAAGGAGATCGATGCAGGACAGTTTACGCTGGACCTCTATTCCTCCTTTGCGGCCAAGGCCAAGATGCAGGATATCACCCTCGATCTGGACATGGGCGCCGTGCTCGGCACGTTCCAGGTGGACAAGTCCATCCTTGCTTCGGCTCTCGGCAACATCATCGAGAACGCCATTGATGCCTGTGCAGCCCAACCCGGTGATCGCCGCGTTACCCTCAAGGTTACAGGCAACAAGGAAGCGGTCGTTTTCCGCGTCACTGACGAAGGTGTCGGTATGGATGCGGAGACCCGCGACAAGCTCTTTACCCTGTTCTTCTCCTCCAAAGGCAGCTCCGGTACCGGTATCGGATTGTTTGTTGCCAACGAGATTGTCGGTCAGCATGGTGGCATGATCGTGGTGGAGAGTGAGCCGGGCGAAGGCTCGGTCTTTACGGTCACGATCCCGAGAGTGATCAAGGTTGAGTTGTAA
- a CDS encoding methyl-accepting chemotaxis protein: MLKFGFQSKLTIASLLIVLLTIACMSGVNFYNSRSEYLDNGVAALEDVSSTLAETVAMQDRLARRKIGSDLNIFSRVMGISGLPMFEMLYDVDMTIKNQVSGASEDVTIPAFKLGSKYLHESSKLVDSMAETAEVLSSVLQLNNERLVRVSTTIKNGADEPLQGVFIPADHPAYAAIHAGERFEGIANLEGGWYVVAYQAIRDFDENVMGALEVARPVISTDFSKFIQEVNVGGKGYSYVVKANGEFPVAPKDAAAADALRALIAQDNDLKSMGGTVNLAVGDDEVWSRVVYFEPWDAYLVTSVNSSELLAGVDRRILMGALTSSVLPLVLALIIIWFVSRQLVAPMNKLASTADTVSQGNFECDFSYGVNDAIGRTMASVQDMVREMKKQLGFSRGVLDGVTIPCAVVDLDNCITHFNSAAAKMLGKRKEFINYYGLTLNEVIYHDPKRKTLTQVAMKKREQVEWEIELTRDIDNKTVILHVVSTPIYDLDNELIGAITIWVDLTEERRQKEAVEAKNVLIEQAARDANDIARAVTDSAMGLADQIKSASDGAMEQRNRSMEASSAVDAMANTVAEVANSASTTARMSEETSELARSGAEIVDRSVVMIRDVHEQSEGLRKQMDELGEHAKGIGAIMGVITDIADQTNLLALNAAIEAARAGEAGRGFAVVADEVRKLAEKTMDATHEVGDYIRSIQQSAASNIESNDKANKALDECREMIEQSGDSLHSIVAKADEAASQVQDIAAAAEEQSAASERISEATDSVNRIAGETADAMQEAEAAIHDLNNLAQGLREAIDKMQA; encoded by the coding sequence ATGTTGAAATTCGGATTTCAAAGCAAGCTGACTATCGCCTCCCTGCTGATCGTCCTCCTGACCATCGCCTGCATGTCTGGCGTCAACTTCTATAATTCTCGCAGTGAATACCTCGACAACGGTGTGGCTGCTTTGGAAGACGTCTCTTCCACATTGGCCGAAACCGTGGCCATGCAGGATCGGCTCGCCCGTCGCAAGATCGGTTCGGATCTGAATATCTTCAGCCGCGTCATGGGCATCAGCGGCCTCCCCATGTTCGAGATGCTCTATGATGTGGACATGACCATCAAGAATCAGGTCTCTGGCGCATCGGAAGACGTCACCATTCCCGCCTTCAAGCTCGGCTCGAAATATTTGCACGAAAGTTCCAAGCTGGTGGACTCCATGGCTGAAACGGCCGAAGTGCTGTCCTCTGTCCTCCAACTCAATAATGAACGTCTTGTTCGTGTATCCACCACCATCAAAAATGGTGCAGATGAGCCTTTGCAGGGAGTATTTATCCCAGCTGACCATCCTGCCTACGCCGCCATTCATGCAGGAGAGCGGTTCGAGGGTATCGCCAATCTGGAGGGCGGCTGGTACGTAGTCGCCTATCAGGCCATTCGTGACTTCGACGAGAACGTCATGGGCGCACTGGAAGTGGCTCGGCCGGTAATTTCTACTGATTTCTCCAAGTTCATTCAGGAGGTAAATGTAGGAGGCAAGGGCTATTCCTATGTTGTTAAGGCTAATGGTGAATTTCCGGTGGCCCCGAAAGACGCTGCCGCCGCAGATGCTCTCAGGGCACTCATTGCGCAGGATAATGACCTGAAATCGATGGGAGGCACCGTCAATCTGGCTGTCGGTGATGATGAGGTCTGGTCCCGAGTGGTCTACTTCGAGCCGTGGGATGCTTATCTCGTGACAAGCGTGAACAGTTCGGAGCTGTTGGCCGGAGTTGATCGTCGCATCCTCATGGGCGCATTGACCTCCAGCGTGCTGCCACTGGTACTTGCCCTTATCATTATCTGGTTTGTCAGCCGTCAGTTGGTGGCCCCCATGAACAAGCTGGCGAGCACAGCCGATACCGTGAGCCAGGGTAATTTTGAATGTGATTTTTCCTACGGTGTCAATGACGCCATCGGCCGCACCATGGCCTCGGTTCAGGACATGGTTCGTGAAATGAAGAAACAGCTCGGTTTCAGCCGGGGTGTGCTGGACGGCGTCACCATCCCTTGTGCGGTGGTTGATCTGGACAACTGCATTACCCATTTCAACAGTGCTGCTGCCAAAATGCTCGGTAAGCGCAAAGAGTTTATCAATTACTATGGCCTGACGCTCAATGAGGTCATCTATCATGACCCCAAGCGCAAGACGCTGACGCAGGTCGCCATGAAGAAGCGCGAGCAGGTGGAATGGGAGATTGAGCTGACTCGCGATATCGACAATAAGACCGTCATCCTGCATGTGGTGTCCACGCCGATTTATGATCTGGATAATGAACTCATCGGTGCCATCACTATTTGGGTGGATCTCACTGAGGAGCGCAGACAGAAGGAAGCGGTCGAGGCCAAGAATGTGCTTATCGAGCAGGCCGCCCGCGATGCCAACGACATCGCCCGTGCCGTAACCGATTCCGCCATGGGATTGGCTGATCAGATCAAAAGTGCCAGCGACGGTGCCATGGAACAGCGCAACCGTTCCATGGAGGCTTCGTCTGCCGTGGATGCCATGGCGAACACGGTTGCTGAAGTGGCCAACAGCGCTTCGACCACTGCTCGCATGTCCGAAGAGACCAGCGAGTTGGCCCGCTCCGGTGCGGAGATTGTGGATCGTTCGGTGGTCATGATTCGGGACGTTCACGAACAGTCCGAAGGGCTACGCAAGCAGATGGACGAATTGGGTGAGCACGCAAAGGGTATCGGCGCCATCATGGGCGTGATTACCGATATCGCAGACCAGACAAACCTGCTGGCCCTGAATGCCGCCATCGAAGCAGCCCGCGCTGGTGAGGCTGGACGCGGCTTTGCCGTTGTTGCCGACGAGGTGCGCAAGTTGGCAGAGAAAACCATGGACGCCACCCATGAGGTCGGTGACTATATTCGATCCATTCAGCAGTCCGCAGCCAGTAATATTGAAAGCAATGACAAGGCCAACAAAGCGTTGGATGAATGCCGCGAGATGATTGAGCAGTCGGGTGATTCCCTCCATTCCATCGTGGCCAAGGCAGACGAGGCTGCCTCTCAGGTACAGGATATTGCCGCCGCAGCCGAAGAACAGTCCGCAGCCAGTGAGCGCATCAGTGAAGCCACGGATTCGGTCAACCGGATTGCGGGCGAGACTGCAGATGCCATGCAGGAGGCCGAAGCGGCCATCCATGATCTGAATAATCTTGCTCAGGGATTGCGTGAAGCTATAGATAAGATGCAGGCCTAG
- the mtaB gene encoding tRNA (N(6)-L-threonylcarbamoyladenosine(37)-C(2))-methylthiotransferase MtaB — protein MIRFFTATLGCKINQYETQAIGEAWARDGGQEAVEVKSVQEANLILVNSCAVTANAVADLRQAVRRYHRDNPDAEIIITGCAAQIQPKELAELPGVVRVVPQDEKAKLLEGPESDDTPETEGKDDKPAFAPFSISGYGRARAVVKVQDGCSHNCTYCIIPLTRGKSISRPMDEVVEEVGRLLAAGFREFILSGINLRHFGRGLTEKVDFWDLVQRLESEFSLGWAGRARFRISSVEPGQLDDKAFETLAASRMVCPQLHLSLQSGDPDVLRAMGRGHYSPENAVSFMERLSTIWPTIGLGADIITGFPGETEEQFENTMDLCRRLPLTYGHVFPYSERPGTRAETLKNVVSVPVRKERAARLRKLVNEKKKAFQAELLKRDSIDVLVQDEVGRGVSEFYAACRFDSLPDGADPRMIVRAKPVGQEKGVILVEPLEVMR, from the coding sequence ATGATTAGATTTTTCACCGCCACCTTGGGTTGCAAGATCAACCAATACGAGACCCAAGCCATTGGCGAGGCATGGGCGCGCGACGGCGGCCAGGAGGCCGTTGAGGTCAAGAGTGTTCAGGAGGCGAACCTGATCCTGGTCAACTCCTGCGCCGTGACCGCCAATGCCGTGGCTGACCTGCGCCAGGCCGTGCGCCGCTACCATCGCGACAATCCCGATGCCGAGATAATCATCACCGGGTGCGCTGCCCAGATTCAGCCCAAGGAACTGGCCGAGCTTCCCGGCGTCGTCCGTGTCGTACCACAGGACGAAAAGGCCAAGTTGCTGGAAGGGCCGGAATCGGATGATACCCCCGAGACTGAGGGTAAAGACGACAAGCCAGCCTTTGCGCCGTTCTCCATCTCCGGCTATGGCCGTGCCCGCGCCGTGGTCAAGGTGCAGGACGGCTGTTCCCACAATTGCACCTACTGCATCATCCCGCTCACGCGCGGCAAGTCCATCAGTCGTCCCATGGACGAAGTGGTGGAAGAGGTTGGCCGTCTGCTGGCCGCCGGTTTCCGCGAGTTCATTCTCAGCGGCATCAATCTTCGGCATTTTGGTCGGGGGCTGACTGAAAAGGTGGACTTCTGGGATCTCGTTCAGCGACTGGAATCAGAATTTTCCCTCGGTTGGGCCGGACGGGCAAGATTTCGTATCTCCTCTGTGGAGCCGGGCCAGCTGGATGACAAGGCATTCGAGACATTGGCTGCCTCCCGCATGGTCTGCCCCCAACTCCATCTTTCCTTGCAGAGCGGTGACCCGGATGTGCTGCGTGCCATGGGCCGTGGGCACTATTCGCCGGAGAACGCCGTGTCCTTCATGGAGCGTCTGTCCACAATCTGGCCGACCATCGGTCTTGGGGCGGACATCATCACCGGGTTCCCAGGCGAGACAGAGGAACAGTTCGAGAACACCATGGACTTGTGCCGTCGCCTGCCCCTGACTTATGGTCACGTATTTCCCTATTCCGAGCGGCCCGGCACCCGGGCAGAGACGCTCAAGAACGTTGTCTCGGTGCCTGTGCGCAAGGAGCGCGCCGCACGGCTTCGCAAGCTGGTCAACGAGAAGAAGAAGGCGTTTCAGGCTGAACTGCTGAAGCGCGACAGCATCGATGTGCTGGTGCAGGATGAAGTCGGACGTGGGGTGAGCGAATTTTACGCCGCGTGTCGTTTCGACAGCCTGCCAGACGGAGCCGATCCGCGCATGATTGTACGCGCCAAGCCTGTGGGACAGGAGAAAGGCGTCATTCTGGTGGAGCCGCTGGAGGTGATGCGATGA
- a CDS encoding YicC/YloC family endoribonuclease — protein sequence MPVSMTGFGRHETNEDAWTHVWEIKSVNGRFLDVKWRMPGYLRSLENGWEKVVRTYASRGRVDVSLNLEVLDAGIMGVTFNETMANAMLGQMQKLAESRGEAFEVDYNKLLSMSSLWRDNGSEPDPGLAESLTKGLEAALKDWVNARSVEGDAMVADLLSRLETLHDLTDKISERIPDILEEKKAGLRQRIIDMLESAGAEFSEDRMLQEVAHLTDKLDVSEELTRLAAHLERLEEVLTTKGDAGKKLDFLLQETFREINTCGNKAQDTTVSRLVVDFKAELERCREQVQNIE from the coding sequence ATGCCTGTTAGCATGACCGGCTTCGGCCGACACGAAACAAATGAGGACGCCTGGACCCATGTATGGGAGATCAAGAGCGTCAATGGCCGTTTTCTTGATGTGAAATGGCGCATGCCCGGTTACCTCCGCAGCCTGGAAAACGGCTGGGAAAAAGTGGTCCGCACCTATGCCTCTCGCGGCAGGGTTGATGTGTCCCTGAACCTTGAAGTGCTGGACGCCGGTATCATGGGTGTCACCTTCAACGAGACCATGGCAAACGCCATGCTCGGGCAGATGCAGAAGCTTGCAGAGAGCCGCGGTGAGGCTTTCGAAGTCGATTACAACAAGCTCCTCTCCATGTCCTCCCTGTGGCGTGACAACGGCAGCGAGCCTGATCCGGGTCTGGCTGAGAGCCTGACCAAGGGCCTCGAAGCCGCTCTCAAGGATTGGGTGAACGCCCGCTCCGTGGAAGGCGACGCCATGGTGGCCGACCTGCTTTCCCGTCTGGAAACGCTGCATGACCTTACCGACAAGATCAGCGAACGCATCCCGGATATTCTGGAAGAGAAGAAAGCTGGCCTGCGTCAGCGCATCATCGACATGCTGGAATCCGCCGGAGCCGAGTTCTCCGAAGACCGCATGCTTCAGGAAGTGGCTCACCTGACTGACAAGCTCGACGTCTCCGAAGAACTGACCCGTCTGGCCGCTCATCTGGAACGTCTGGAAGAAGTGCTCACCACCAAGGGTGATGCGGGCAAGAAGCTCGACTTCCTGCTGCAGGAGACCTTCCGCGAGATCAACACCTGCGGCAACAAGGCGCAGGACACCACGGTCAGCCGACTGGTGGTGGATTTCAAGGCCGAGTTGGAGCGTTGCCGCGAACAGGTTCAGAACATCGAGTAG
- a CDS encoding YgiQ family radical SAM protein: MNDTRPHIEQPAVLPMSRKEMDKLGWDAIDILLVTGDGYVDHPSFGAALLGRWLVHHGFRVGICAQPRWDRPDDVTRMGRPTLFAGVTAGSLDSMLAHYTAFRKKRSDDAYTPGGMAGSRPNRACIAYTNVVQRAFPGLPVMLGGIEASLRRISHYDFWSDSIRRSVLLDSKAMAITYGMAENSIVALANAIRDAEDRSIKALRPTLVSIPGVVVAGARKDIPEDADVIEFPSHEEVVADPQALIKATLLMEQQVHQNKQVAVQECGGRAVILTPPGEPLDSDGLDELAALPFSRLPHPSYKERIPAADMIKTSINAHRGCAGGCSFCTLALHQGRRIRSRSKESILQEAERITEVKGWTGSISDVGGPSANMWGAHCASDQSKCKRSSCLTPAICKHYKVAQKDFVNLLRSITDLQSVKHVRVASGWRIDLALQDMSSLSCLIREFVGGQAKVAPEHQVDHVLKLMRKPKFNAFEKFLDLFGRESQKAGKKQFVIPYLMSAFPGCTDDDMRELGDWLRSQGWKPEQVQCFIPLPGTAAAAMFHAETDLEGNSIYVAKSDADRLRQHGILMPTRGRPPKVKKGGGSQKHKSDSRKPHEKGRKGGPSQGGKGRKQANSKRGKHPRSRGK; this comes from the coding sequence ATGAACGACACTCGTCCGCATATTGAACAGCCTGCCGTGCTGCCCATGTCCCGTAAGGAGATGGATAAGCTCGGTTGGGACGCCATCGACATCCTGCTCGTCACTGGTGACGGGTACGTGGATCACCCTTCTTTCGGCGCAGCCCTGTTGGGCCGCTGGCTGGTGCACCACGGTTTTCGCGTGGGCATCTGCGCACAGCCGCGCTGGGATCGTCCCGACGATGTGACGCGCATGGGTCGTCCGACCTTGTTCGCGGGTGTTACCGCCGGGTCGCTGGATTCCATGCTGGCCCATTACACGGCATTTCGTAAGAAGCGGAGTGACGATGCCTATACGCCGGGTGGTATGGCGGGGAGCCGTCCCAATCGAGCCTGCATCGCATACACCAATGTGGTGCAGCGGGCCTTTCCCGGTCTGCCTGTGATGCTGGGTGGCATCGAGGCGTCCCTACGACGGATTTCCCATTATGATTTCTGGTCCGACTCCATCCGTCGATCCGTGCTGCTGGACTCCAAGGCCATGGCCATTACGTACGGTATGGCCGAGAATTCCATCGTGGCGTTGGCCAATGCCATCCGCGATGCCGAGGATCGCTCCATCAAGGCGCTTCGCCCCACACTGGTGTCCATCCCCGGTGTGGTGGTGGCGGGAGCGCGCAAGGATATTCCCGAAGATGCTGATGTGATTGAGTTCCCTTCCCACGAGGAAGTGGTGGCTGATCCGCAGGCACTGATCAAGGCCACGCTGCTCATGGAGCAGCAGGTACATCAGAATAAACAGGTGGCCGTGCAGGAGTGCGGCGGCAGGGCGGTCATTCTGACTCCCCCTGGCGAGCCGTTGGATTCAGACGGTCTGGACGAATTGGCAGCTTTGCCGTTCTCCCGGTTGCCGCATCCGTCCTACAAGGAGCGCATTCCTGCTGCGGATATGATCAAGACCTCCATCAATGCTCACCGCGGTTGTGCCGGAGGCTGCTCCTTCTGCACGCTGGCTCTGCATCAGGGGCGGCGGATTCGCTCTCGCAGCAAGGAATCTATCCTGCAGGAAGCGGAGCGTATTACCGAGGTAAAAGGCTGGACCGGGTCCATCAGTGATGTGGGCGGCCCCAGTGCCAATATGTGGGGTGCTCATTGTGCTTCAGATCAATCAAAGTGTAAACGTTCCAGTTGTTTAACGCCTGCCATTTGTAAACACTACAAGGTTGCGCAAAAAGACTTCGTTAACCTGCTTCGAAGCATTACGGACCTTCAATCCGTAAAGCATGTGCGCGTGGCTTCTGGCTGGCGAATCGATCTGGCGTTGCAGGATATGTCGTCCTTGTCCTGCCTCATCCGTGAGTTTGTGGGCGGTCAGGCCAAGGTGGCCCCTGAGCATCAGGTGGACCATGTCCTGAAACTGATGCGCAAACCCAAGTTCAATGCGTTTGAGAAGTTTCTCGATTTGTTCGGCAGGGAGTCGCAAAAGGCTGGCAAGAAGCAGTTCGTGATTCCTTATCTTATGAGTGCCTTCCCCGGTTGTACCGATGATGACATGCGTGAACTGGGCGACTGGCTTCGCTCGCAGGGATGGAAACCGGAGCAGGTGCAGTGCTTCATCCCATTGCCCGGTACGGCTGCAGCAGCCATGTTCCACGCCGAGACCGATCTGGAAGGTAATTCCATCTATGTTGCCAAGTCCGATGCAGACCGCCTTCGTCAGCATGGCATCCTGATGCCCACTCGTGGTCGTCCGCCCAAGGTCAAGAAGGGAGGCGGCTCGCAGAAGCATAAGTCTGATTCTCGGAAGCCACATGAAAAGGGTCGAAAAGGTGGGCCCTCTCAAGGGGGGAAAGGTCGAAAGCAGGCAAACTCCAAAAGAGGCAAGCATCCCCGCTCTCGTGGTAAATAG
- a CDS encoding DUF4416 family protein, with product MSTPVSPDPGLLIISILSARWDECWPALHRDLEAEFGPMDEVSDLFPFDFSDYYNAELGSPITRRLVAFKLLRPLDELADIKLFTNSLELRYGEDDSRMFNLDPGFVTLQNLVLATGKRSGHRIYLKGGIWADLTLMWQKKQWVDFPWTFPDYADLDMKTRLTKLRQSYKTKLNNPYTSNG from the coding sequence ATGAGCACGCCTGTCTCCCCTGATCCGGGGCTGCTGATCATCTCCATTCTGAGTGCTCGCTGGGACGAGTGCTGGCCTGCGCTCCATCGTGATCTGGAAGCCGAGTTCGGTCCCATGGACGAGGTGTCCGATCTGTTCCCGTTCGATTTTTCCGATTATTACAACGCGGAGTTAGGATCGCCCATTACGCGGCGTCTGGTGGCGTTCAAACTGCTTCGGCCGCTGGACGAGCTGGCCGATATCAAGCTGTTCACCAACAGTCTGGAACTCCGCTATGGCGAGGACGACAGCCGGATGTTCAATCTCGATCCGGGATTCGTCACGCTCCAGAATCTGGTGCTGGCCACTGGCAAACGCTCCGGCCATAGAATTTATCTGAAAGGCGGCATCTGGGCAGATCTGACCCTGATGTGGCAGAAGAAGCAGTGGGTGGATTTCCCCTGGACCTTCCCTGATTATGCCGACCTGGATATGAAGACCCGGCTGACAAAACTTCGTCAGTCGTATAAAACCAAGCTCAACAACCCGTATACGTCAAATGGTTGA
- a CDS encoding DEAD/DEAH box helicase, whose amino-acid sequence MENDNNPESVNEEAVNDSLFPDMTFEALPEELKNACGRAGWDKLMPVQQKAIPYLLNDRDVMVQARTGSGKTGAFVLPLLDKLDPESRDCQALVMVPTRELAQQVAQEARMLAGDAGINVVAVYGGVGYQQQLDAFREGAQLVVGTPGRILDHLVRRSLNLGSLKVLLFDEADRMLSVGFYPDMVEVKRYLPRKINGAYMFSATFPQSVLRLAKEFMYEPEFLSLSSDETNVTSIAHQFVEVEAMGKERKLIKLIELENPSSAVIFSNTKRNVEFIAALLSQFGFDAEGLTSDLTQNKREKLMARIKEGKLRFLVATDVAARGIDIPELSHVFMMEPPEDPESYVHRAGRTGRAGASGVAITLVDVIQKMELERIASRFKIKFEEIKNPTDEDVAAIIDERLTALLEKQFRKLKPLERERASRFLPLVKKFAEDDESMGLLAMLLDEIYQNTLHGKPVEPVVKQEQPAQPKQGKPKQKRSRGRKPGNGEGQGRRSGNGGGPKKEQPKRESKPEARSEKPKREKRDEPRQERKESAPRQEKPSQAASEEGDSKSRPRRRRRRRPRRR is encoded by the coding sequence ATGGAAAACGACAACAATCCTGAATCCGTGAACGAGGAAGCGGTCAACGATTCCTTATTCCCGGATATGACCTTCGAGGCACTGCCCGAAGAGTTGAAAAATGCGTGCGGACGTGCTGGCTGGGACAAACTCATGCCCGTGCAGCAGAAGGCGATTCCCTATCTGCTCAATGACCGCGACGTCATGGTTCAGGCCCGCACAGGCTCCGGCAAGACCGGGGCATTCGTGCTGCCGCTGCTTGACAAACTCGATCCCGAGTCCCGCGACTGTCAGGCACTGGTCATGGTCCCCACCCGCGAACTGGCCCAGCAGGTAGCGCAGGAAGCGCGCATGCTGGCTGGTGACGCCGGTATCAATGTAGTGGCCGTATACGGTGGCGTTGGCTACCAGCAGCAGTTAGACGCCTTCCGCGAGGGTGCGCAACTGGTTGTTGGTACCCCCGGCCGTATTCTTGACCATCTGGTTCGCCGCAGTTTGAATCTTGGTTCTTTGAAGGTACTCCTCTTTGACGAGGCTGACCGCATGCTTTCCGTTGGCTTCTACCCCGATATGGTAGAAGTGAAACGCTACCTGCCCCGTAAGATTAATGGGGCATACATGTTCTCCGCAACTTTTCCCCAGTCCGTGCTGCGACTGGCAAAAGAGTTCATGTACGAGCCGGAATTTCTGAGCCTCTCCAGTGACGAGACCAATGTTACCTCTATCGCGCATCAATTTGTCGAGGTCGAGGCCATGGGTAAGGAGCGCAAGCTCATCAAGCTCATTGAGCTGGAGAATCCTTCTTCTGCCGTCATTTTTTCCAACACCAAGCGCAATGTGGAATTCATCGCCGCGCTGCTCTCCCAGTTCGGCTTTGATGCCGAGGGTCTGACTTCTGACTTGACGCAGAACAAGCGTGAGAAGCTCATGGCCCGCATCAAGGAAGGCAAACTGCGCTTCCTGGTAGCCACTGATGTTGCTGCGCGCGGTATTGATATTCCCGAGCTGTCTCACGTCTTCATGATGGAGCCACCGGAAGATCCTGAATCCTATGTGCACCGTGCTGGCCGTACAGGCCGCGCTGGCGCATCCGGTGTCGCCATTACGCTGGTGGACGTCATCCAGAAGATGGAGCTGGAGCGTATCGCTTCCCGCTTCAAGATCAAGTTCGAGGAAATCAAGAACCCCACCGATGAAGACGTTGCCGCCATCATCGATGAGCGCCTGACCGCGCTGCTGGAAAAGCAGTTCCGCAAGCTCAAGCCGCTGGAGCGTGAACGTGCTTCCCGCTTCCTGCCGCTGGTGAAAAAGTTTGCTGAAGACGATGAATCCATGGGCCTCCTCGCCATGCTGTTGGATGAAATTTACCAGAACACCCTGCATGGCAAGCCGGTCGAACCGGTGGTGAAGCAGGAACAGCCCGCACAACCCAAGCAGGGTAAGCCCAAGCAGAAGCGTTCTCGTGGCCGCAAGCCCGGCAATGGTGAGGGGCAGGGACGTCGTTCCGGCAACGGTGGTGGTCCCAAAAAGGAACAGCCCAAGCGGGAATCCAAACCTGAAGCTCGTTCCGAGAAGCCCAAACGCGAAAAGCGTGACGAGCCCCGTCAGGAGCGCAAGGAATCTGCTCCCCGTCAGGAGAAGCCTTCGCAGGCCGCATCCGAAGAGGGCGATAGCAAATCCCGTCCGCGTCGTCGTAGACGTCGTCGTCCACGCCGCCGCTAG